A region of Phalacrocorax carbo chromosome 9, bPhaCar2.1, whole genome shotgun sequence DNA encodes the following proteins:
- the LOC104040533 gene encoding potassium channel subfamily K member 16, translating to MNVFDNSLFLSAQDPSGNWSWESSSCLVEASQEREGFTNRHLSLPVPCCVPLKAMFSGKLQTGLLVTCYFVYLLVGAAVFQALERTAEKQEKIAAAQMKETFLQSFTHLTVAEMEQFMKNLTEAIQNGVYPVGNQSQIEDSNWDFSNSFFFAGTVISTIGYGTLRPKTAGGQIFCVFFALFGIPLNIVFLHRVGKMLSLLCKKLGKFLYEKGMRKKKIKFLTLLFFLATGILVFLCLPSLFFQITEGWSYSEGIYFAFITLSTIGFGDYVVGKKPDRNYFSYYRTLVAIWILFGLAWIALLFNLLTTVLEDTEKIIVKDLHQIGKVSKDNEASQQRRCWPAQFIPEEELLPPPAGGDTQEMESLAADSEHTKDEDVFSHSKTIAMTYDN from the exons ATGAATGTATTTGACAACTCACTGTTCCTGTCTGCACAGGATCCCAGTGGAAACTGGAGCTGGGAGAGCTCTTCCTGCTTGGTGGAGGCTTCCCAGGAACGTGAGGGATTTACCAATCGCCACCTTTCACTCCCTGTCCCTTGCTGTGTCCCACTGAAGGCCATGTTCAGTGGTAAACTGCAGACGGGTTTGCTGGTGACCTGCTACTTTGTCTACCTGCTGGTGGGTGCAGCTGTGTTCCAGGCACTGGAGAGGACTGCTgagaagcaggagaaaataGCAGCTGCCCAGATGAAGGAgacttttctgcagagctttaCCCACCTCACAGTGGCAGAGATGGAGCAGTTTATGAAG AACCTGACTGAAGCCATTCAGAATGGAGTATACCCTGTTGGAAATCAATCACAGATTGAAGACAGCAACTGGGATTTCAGTAACTCCTTCTTCTTTGCAGGCACAGTCATCTCCACAATAG GTTATGGCACACTACGTCCTAAAACTGCTGGGGGCCAGatcttctgtgtcttttttgctctgtttggAATCCCTCTGAATATCGTTTTTCTGCACCGTGTTGGTAAGATGCTCTCACTGCTGTGTAAAAAGCTGGGGAAATTCCTGTACGAGAAAGGAATGAGAAAG aagaagaTAAAATTTCTGACCCTTTTGTTCTTCCTGGCAACGGGGATCCTAGTTTTTCTGTGCTTGCCATCCCTCTTCTTCCAGATAACAGAGGGCTGGTCCTACAGCGAAGGAATTTACTTTGCATTTATCACCCTCAGCACGATTGGCTTTGGAGATTATGTAGTAG GTAAAAAGCCTGACAGGAATTACTTTTCCTACTACCGAACACTGGTGGCCATTTGGATTCTTTTTGGCCTTGCCTGGATTGCTCTCCTATTTAATTTATTGACAACGGTACTGgaagatactgaaaaaataattgtcaAGGATCTTCATCAAATTGGAAAGGTGAGTAAGGACAATGAAGCAAGCCAACAAAGAAGATGCTGGCCTGCCCAATTTATTCCAGAAGAAGAACTACTACCACCACCTGCTGGAGGGGATACACAGGAAATGGAGTCATTAGCAGCAGATTCTGAACACACAAAAGATGAAGATGTTTTTTCACATAGCAAAACTATTGCCATGACATATGATAATTGA